A genome region from Scleropages formosus chromosome 6, fSclFor1.1, whole genome shotgun sequence includes the following:
- the smarcad1b gene encoding SWI/SNF-related matrix-associated actin-dependent regulator of chromatin subfamily A containing DEAD/H box 1b isoform X2, with translation MVVSDEEESGDEETERKLEKLQELFPETERNQLLEVIKSTSTLDGAVATCTLRFKGDSSYSNRKRKPSRSDCGSQDKDDGDGNKKRRDSVTDDSEVEGPEPSWKNQEDMVRRLQRKFPSLDKEELRDVLQEHDWLFEDTLEALRMFSESAEESDLPDLPERKSSNIVVEESPTTTESWRDLSPALGHTALRPSEGGSTSLTTSQTLRGQNGAASSSPSSSRPHEHHAGSCKAKAAERQRCSQLLPEADSSSDGEGSISSEFGGSSGQTDSDREDRVEAGLKAQILEFFQTASVDELSLISGCSIRKAQKIVELRPFKTWEDLYDTFHKGNGLSSELVWGCRMVLKEREVVLRLMTKCEGISRKMMADVTRVIERGAGSLKQPDILNSTLQLKPYQLIGLNWLVMLHKNQLSGILADEMGLGKTVQAIAFLASLFQNGINGPHLVTVPSSTLDNWVRELNLWCPSLKVLIYYGSVEDRRYLRHNILNKRVDFNIIVSTYNLTIGNDSDRSLFRKLKLQYAVFDEGHMLKNMNSLRYRHLMAINARYRLLLTGTPLQNNLLELMSLLNFIMPTMFSSSTSQIAKMFSMKSSEEQSSFERDRIAQARLIMKPFILRRVKSEVLKQLPAKEEQVEFCPMSVKQEELYDALFKKLKGSTTGEKRDLCNVMMQLRKMANHPLLHRQYYTQEKLADMSRLMLKEPTHRDADPTLIQEDMEVMSDFELHRLCLQYSALRSFQLSSEQVLDSGKFSLLTQLLSSFKDKGDRVVLFSQFTMMLDILEVLMKHLNYRYLRLDGSTPMADRIGLIDEFNSDSEIFVFLLSTKAGGLGINLTSANVVILHDIDCNPYNDKQAEDRCHRVGQTRPVTVIKLITKDSIEDCMLRVGQKKLKLEQDMTTFEEGDEGSMPEDMASLLKASLGL, from the exons ATGGTGGTGTCTGATGAAGAAGAGAGTGGGGATGAGGAGACGGAGCGGAAGCTGGAAAAACTACAGGAGCTCTTTCCTGAGACTGAGCGGAATCAGCTGTTGGAG GTAATCAAGAGCACAAGCACTTTGGATGGAGCCGTGGCCACCTGTACACTGAGATTCAAAGGAGACTCTTCTT ATTCAAACCGTAAGAGGAAGCCAAGCAGATCAGATTGTGGCTCTCAGGATAAGGATGATGGCGATGGTAATAAGAAGAGGAGGGATTCTGTG ACAGATGACTCTGAGGTGGAGGGTCCGGAGCCAAGCTGGAAAAATCAGGAAGATATGGTTCGGAGACTACAGAGGAAATTTCCGAGCTTAGACAAGGAG GAGCTCAGGGATGTGCTACAGGAACACGACTGGCTGTTTGAGGACACCCTGGAGGCCCTCCGCATGTTTTCTGAATCGG CTGAGGAATCGGACCTTCCCGATCTGCCTGAGAGGAAATCCAGCAACATCGTCGTAGAAGAAAGTCCCACCACCACAGAATCCTGGAGAGACTTGAGCCCAGCACTGGGCCATACAGCCTTGAGGCCAAGCGAAGGAGGGAGTACATCCCTCACTACCTCACAGACATTGCGAGGCCAAAATGGTgcagcctcctcctccccctcctcatcAAGGCCACACGAACATCACGCTGGGTCCTGTAAAGCCAAGGCAGCGGAGAGACAGCGTTGCTCACAGCTCCTCCCAGAGGCGGACAGCAGCTCAGACGGAGAGGGCTCCATCAGCAGTGAGTTTGGTGGGTCGTCTGGCCAGACAGATTCTGACCGTGAGGACAGGGTAGAAGCTGGACTGAAGGCCCAGATTTTGGAGTTCTTCCAGACTGCGTCAGTAGATGAACTGTCACTCATTTCTGGCTGCTCCATAAGGAAGGCCCAGAAGATTGTGGAGCTACGGCCTTTCAAAACATGGGAGGACTTG TATGACACCTTCCACAAGGGCAATGGCCTTTCATCAGAACTGGTGTGGGGCTGCCGCATGGTGCTAAAGGAGCGGGAGGTGGTGCTCCGTCTGATGACCAAGTGCGAGGGGATCTCTCGGAAGATGATGGCCGATGTGACCAGAGTTATCGAGCGAGGGGCCGGCTCTTTGAAGCAGCCTGATATCCTGAACAGCAC GCTCCAGTTAAAGCCATACCAGTTGATTGGACTCAACTGGCTGGTGATGCTGCATAAGAACCAGCTGAGTGGGATCCTGGCAGACGAGATG GGCTTGGGGAAGACTGTCCAGGCTATTGCATTCCTGGCCAGTCTGTTCCAGAATGGCATTAATGGACCTCACCTCGTCACTGTACCATCCTCCACCTTAG ATAACTGGGTCCGGGAGCTCAACCTTTGGTGCCCTAGTCTGAAAGTACTGATTTACTATG GCTCTGTAGAAGACCGCAGATACCTTCGGCATAACATCCTCAACAAGAGAGTTGACTTCAACATCATTGTGTCTAC GTACAACCTGACAATCGGGAATGACAGCGACCGCAGCCTGTTCAGGAAGCTGAAGCTGCAGTATGCAGTATTTGATGAGGGCCATATGCTGAAAAACATGAACTCTCTGCGCTACCGCCATCTCATGGCCATCAAT GCCAGGTACcgactgctgctcactggaacCCCCTTGCAGAACAACCTCCTGGAGCTCATGTCCCTGCTCAACTTCATCATGCCTACCATGTTCTCCAGCAGCACATCACAAATTGCCAAGATGTTTTCTATG AAATCCTCGGAAGAGCAGAGTAGCTTTGAGAGGGACAGGATTGCTCAGGCCAGACTCATCATGAAGCCTTTCATCCTGCGGCGAGTGAAGAGTGAG GTGTTGAAGCAGCTGCCTGCAaaagaggagcaggtggagTTTTGCCCCATGAGTGTGAAGCAGGAGGAGTTGTATGATGCTTTGTTCAAGAAGCTCAAGGGCTCCACCACTGGAGAGA AGCGAGACCTCTGCAATGTGATGATGCAGCTGAGGAAGATGGCCAACCACCCCCTGCTCCACAGGCAGTACTACACCCAAGAGAAACTAGCAGACATGAGTCGGCTCATGCTGAAG GAGCCGACGCACCGTGACGCAGACCCCACCCTGATCCAGGAGGACATGGAGGTGATGTCAGACTTTGAGCTGCACCGTCTCTGTCTGCAGTACTCTGCCCTGCGGAGTTTCCAGCTGTCCAGTGAGCAGGTTCTTGACTCGGGCAAATTCTCCCTGCTGACACAGCTACTGTCCTCTTTCAAGGACAAG GGTGACCGTGTTGTACTTTTCAGCCAGTTCACCATGATGCTGGATATTTTGGAGGTTCTGATGAAACATCTGAACTACCGATACCTTCGCCTGGATGGCTCCACACCCATGGCAGATAG GATTGGCCTCATTGACGAGTTTAACAGTGACTCCGAGATATTTGTGTTCCTGCTGTCCACGAAGGCTGGCGGCCTAGGCATCAACCTCACATCTGCCAATGTGGTCATCCTACACGACATTGACTGCAACCCCTACAATGACAAGCAGGCTGAGGACCGCTGCCATCGAGTGGGCCAGACAAG GCCAGTGACTGTGATTAAGCTTATCACAAAGGACTCCATTGAGGACTGCATGCTACGTGTGGGCCAGAAGAAGCTGAAGCTGGAGCAGGACATGACAACATTTGAGGAAG GTGATGAAGGCTCCATGCCAGAGGACATGGCCTCTCTCCTCAAGGCTTCTCTGGGACTTTGA
- the smarcad1b gene encoding SWI/SNF-related matrix-associated actin-dependent regulator of chromatin subfamily A containing DEAD/H box 1b isoform X1, whose product MSSFGLDQFRYEKDKAGIKKCSPERQRHNGAVSPDWEKENCSVTVVPETPELKRPPGLTLRRVADCVVLDSDSDSDVEVLGASMMASGRSGTTLEARSGAVMVVSDEEESGDEETERKLEKLQELFPETERNQLLEVIKSTSTLDGAVATCTLRFKGDSSYSNRKRKPSRSDCGSQDKDDGDGNKKRRDSVTDDSEVEGPEPSWKNQEDMVRRLQRKFPSLDKEELRDVLQEHDWLFEDTLEALRMFSESAEESDLPDLPERKSSNIVVEESPTTTESWRDLSPALGHTALRPSEGGSTSLTTSQTLRGQNGAASSSPSSSRPHEHHAGSCKAKAAERQRCSQLLPEADSSSDGEGSISSEFGGSSGQTDSDREDRVEAGLKAQILEFFQTASVDELSLISGCSIRKAQKIVELRPFKTWEDLYDTFHKGNGLSSELVWGCRMVLKEREVVLRLMTKCEGISRKMMADVTRVIERGAGSLKQPDILNSTLQLKPYQLIGLNWLVMLHKNQLSGILADEMGLGKTVQAIAFLASLFQNGINGPHLVTVPSSTLDNWVRELNLWCPSLKVLIYYGSVEDRRYLRHNILNKRVDFNIIVSTYNLTIGNDSDRSLFRKLKLQYAVFDEGHMLKNMNSLRYRHLMAINARYRLLLTGTPLQNNLLELMSLLNFIMPTMFSSSTSQIAKMFSMKSSEEQSSFERDRIAQARLIMKPFILRRVKSEVLKQLPAKEEQVEFCPMSVKQEELYDALFKKLKGSTTGEKRDLCNVMMQLRKMANHPLLHRQYYTQEKLADMSRLMLKEPTHRDADPTLIQEDMEVMSDFELHRLCLQYSALRSFQLSSEQVLDSGKFSLLTQLLSSFKDKGDRVVLFSQFTMMLDILEVLMKHLNYRYLRLDGSTPMADRIGLIDEFNSDSEIFVFLLSTKAGGLGINLTSANVVILHDIDCNPYNDKQAEDRCHRVGQTRPVTVIKLITKDSIEDCMLRVGQKKLKLEQDMTTFEEGDEGSMPEDMASLLKASLGL is encoded by the exons CGTTACGAAAAGGACAAAGCCGGGATTAAAAAATGTTCTCCCGAGAGGCAGAGACACAATGGAGCAGTTAGTCCTGACTGGGAGAAGGAGAACTGCAGCG TCACTGTTGTCCCCGAGACCCCGGAGCTCAAACGTCCACCTGGGTTGACGCTGCGGAGGGTCGCCGACTGCGTGGTCCTGGACTCGGACTCGGACTCGGACGTCGAGGTGTTGGGAGCATCAATGATGGCTTCTGGGAG GTCTGGGACGACACTAGAAGCCAGGTCCGGTGCTGTGATGGTGGTGTCTGATGAAGAAGAGAGTGGGGATGAGGAGACGGAGCGGAAGCTGGAAAAACTACAGGAGCTCTTTCCTGAGACTGAGCGGAATCAGCTGTTGGAG GTAATCAAGAGCACAAGCACTTTGGATGGAGCCGTGGCCACCTGTACACTGAGATTCAAAGGAGACTCTTCTT ATTCAAACCGTAAGAGGAAGCCAAGCAGATCAGATTGTGGCTCTCAGGATAAGGATGATGGCGATGGTAATAAGAAGAGGAGGGATTCTGTG ACAGATGACTCTGAGGTGGAGGGTCCGGAGCCAAGCTGGAAAAATCAGGAAGATATGGTTCGGAGACTACAGAGGAAATTTCCGAGCTTAGACAAGGAG GAGCTCAGGGATGTGCTACAGGAACACGACTGGCTGTTTGAGGACACCCTGGAGGCCCTCCGCATGTTTTCTGAATCGG CTGAGGAATCGGACCTTCCCGATCTGCCTGAGAGGAAATCCAGCAACATCGTCGTAGAAGAAAGTCCCACCACCACAGAATCCTGGAGAGACTTGAGCCCAGCACTGGGCCATACAGCCTTGAGGCCAAGCGAAGGAGGGAGTACATCCCTCACTACCTCACAGACATTGCGAGGCCAAAATGGTgcagcctcctcctccccctcctcatcAAGGCCACACGAACATCACGCTGGGTCCTGTAAAGCCAAGGCAGCGGAGAGACAGCGTTGCTCACAGCTCCTCCCAGAGGCGGACAGCAGCTCAGACGGAGAGGGCTCCATCAGCAGTGAGTTTGGTGGGTCGTCTGGCCAGACAGATTCTGACCGTGAGGACAGGGTAGAAGCTGGACTGAAGGCCCAGATTTTGGAGTTCTTCCAGACTGCGTCAGTAGATGAACTGTCACTCATTTCTGGCTGCTCCATAAGGAAGGCCCAGAAGATTGTGGAGCTACGGCCTTTCAAAACATGGGAGGACTTG TATGACACCTTCCACAAGGGCAATGGCCTTTCATCAGAACTGGTGTGGGGCTGCCGCATGGTGCTAAAGGAGCGGGAGGTGGTGCTCCGTCTGATGACCAAGTGCGAGGGGATCTCTCGGAAGATGATGGCCGATGTGACCAGAGTTATCGAGCGAGGGGCCGGCTCTTTGAAGCAGCCTGATATCCTGAACAGCAC GCTCCAGTTAAAGCCATACCAGTTGATTGGACTCAACTGGCTGGTGATGCTGCATAAGAACCAGCTGAGTGGGATCCTGGCAGACGAGATG GGCTTGGGGAAGACTGTCCAGGCTATTGCATTCCTGGCCAGTCTGTTCCAGAATGGCATTAATGGACCTCACCTCGTCACTGTACCATCCTCCACCTTAG ATAACTGGGTCCGGGAGCTCAACCTTTGGTGCCCTAGTCTGAAAGTACTGATTTACTATG GCTCTGTAGAAGACCGCAGATACCTTCGGCATAACATCCTCAACAAGAGAGTTGACTTCAACATCATTGTGTCTAC GTACAACCTGACAATCGGGAATGACAGCGACCGCAGCCTGTTCAGGAAGCTGAAGCTGCAGTATGCAGTATTTGATGAGGGCCATATGCTGAAAAACATGAACTCTCTGCGCTACCGCCATCTCATGGCCATCAAT GCCAGGTACcgactgctgctcactggaacCCCCTTGCAGAACAACCTCCTGGAGCTCATGTCCCTGCTCAACTTCATCATGCCTACCATGTTCTCCAGCAGCACATCACAAATTGCCAAGATGTTTTCTATG AAATCCTCGGAAGAGCAGAGTAGCTTTGAGAGGGACAGGATTGCTCAGGCCAGACTCATCATGAAGCCTTTCATCCTGCGGCGAGTGAAGAGTGAG GTGTTGAAGCAGCTGCCTGCAaaagaggagcaggtggagTTTTGCCCCATGAGTGTGAAGCAGGAGGAGTTGTATGATGCTTTGTTCAAGAAGCTCAAGGGCTCCACCACTGGAGAGA AGCGAGACCTCTGCAATGTGATGATGCAGCTGAGGAAGATGGCCAACCACCCCCTGCTCCACAGGCAGTACTACACCCAAGAGAAACTAGCAGACATGAGTCGGCTCATGCTGAAG GAGCCGACGCACCGTGACGCAGACCCCACCCTGATCCAGGAGGACATGGAGGTGATGTCAGACTTTGAGCTGCACCGTCTCTGTCTGCAGTACTCTGCCCTGCGGAGTTTCCAGCTGTCCAGTGAGCAGGTTCTTGACTCGGGCAAATTCTCCCTGCTGACACAGCTACTGTCCTCTTTCAAGGACAAG GGTGACCGTGTTGTACTTTTCAGCCAGTTCACCATGATGCTGGATATTTTGGAGGTTCTGATGAAACATCTGAACTACCGATACCTTCGCCTGGATGGCTCCACACCCATGGCAGATAG GATTGGCCTCATTGACGAGTTTAACAGTGACTCCGAGATATTTGTGTTCCTGCTGTCCACGAAGGCTGGCGGCCTAGGCATCAACCTCACATCTGCCAATGTGGTCATCCTACACGACATTGACTGCAACCCCTACAATGACAAGCAGGCTGAGGACCGCTGCCATCGAGTGGGCCAGACAAG GCCAGTGACTGTGATTAAGCTTATCACAAAGGACTCCATTGAGGACTGCATGCTACGTGTGGGCCAGAAGAAGCTGAAGCTGGAGCAGGACATGACAACATTTGAGGAAG GTGATGAAGGCTCCATGCCAGAGGACATGGCCTCTCTCCTCAAGGCTTCTCTGGGACTTTGA